TCGTTCCTAACATCAAATGATGGTTGGGATCGACTTCGTTCAAGGGAACTAAAAGACTGTAGGTCACAGAAATCGATAAAGGCATCAATAGTCCCATGGTTGACCACGAACTACCGGTGGCAAAGCTGACTGCCGCAGCCAATAGAAATGTAATTGTTGGCATCCAGTTCGGAGAAAGGCTTCCTGAGAGCAACTCCACTAAAACTCCGGCTGTATCTAGATGGCTCGCATCACAAATTGTGGCAATGGACCATGCTAATACCAGGATCAAGATTGCCAGAAACATACTTTTAGCTCCAGCTGACCAGGCTTCAACACATTCATTTAATGAGAGTACTCTAGTAAAACTACAACTAGCAATAGCGGCTATTGAAGCCAGGAACGAAGAGATCAGCAAGACCCGATTTGGTGACGCATGTTCTAAAACAGTTCGAAAATTCTTTTGCAACAAAGTTTGTCCCGACTCGAACCGCTCAACATTCAGGCGTTCGATTTCAATTGTCCCTGTCCACATCAGCCCAATCATTACTAGTCCCAGCAAGACGAATAGAGGAATCAATGCATTTCGCAATAACAGGCGATGTGCCAATTGCCCCTGCTCTGCAACTGTTTCTGCCTCAACGACATTGACTCGCCCTGGCCGAATGACCTGGTCAAATGCAATTGCTCGTACTTCTGCTTTCAACATCGGACCATAATCGTGCCCCAAATAGGCAACCAGCCAAACAAAGGCTAATAGTTGTAACGGATAAAAACGATACGGCAGGCTATATAAAAAAGTTGTATAATAGTCTTCTGCCATTCCCAAACTAGCATAGGAATCTGCTATATAACCAATTTCCACCCCAACCCACGTTGAGATAATGGCAATTCCTGATACAGGTGCAGCAGTTGAATCGACGAGAAATGCAAGCTTCTCGCGAGAGACTTTCATGCGATCAGTCATTGGCCGCATCGAACTTCCCACTAACAACGAATTTGCATAGTCGTCAAAAAAAATAATGAGTCCCAAGAACCAGGTCATGAGCTGACTGTGTTCGCGTTTAGACGCGTATTTTGACAGCCTGTTTACTAACGCAGCGGAGCCTCCCCCCACAGACATGACTCCTACCATTGCACCAAGGAACATCGTAAACAGGATGATCATCAAATGGGAATTATCAGGATTGCCTGGCTCTACAATCTCATGGATTACAAAAGTATCCAGAGTATGCACAAATCCGAGAAACAAGTTCCCGTGCGCTAAAATAACGGCGCCACTCCAGACACTTACCAGCAAAGCAAGAATGATATTTCGAAACCAGATGGCCAGTACAACAGCTAAGACGGGAGGCAATAAACTCAGCCATTTTGAGATACGATAAACCTCTAACGAACCTGTACCTCGAATGTCAGGATCGACAATAATCAGATCCTGAGTAATGAAGACCTTCTGGTTTTGTGTCAGATCGGTCTTTAATTCTAAAATACCGTTCTTAAAAGGAGGTAACGCAGTATCAACCCCTTTAACCCAAAGCTCCAAACCAAGAATTTCCTGGGGATGACCAGAGAATTCCTTATCCAATTCCCCTTCTACAGTGAGAGCACGGATGGTTACTTTACTGACAGGGATGCCGATGACGGTAACATCCGGAGCTTCAATCGTATATCTTGCAGGCTCTTTCTGTAGAGGCACATCCGAGATCTTCTCAGACTGCCCTAAGAAACTTGCCAAAATTATCAGATAGGATTGAATCGCCGCCATCGTCCCTCAGGCTGCTTAATCAAATAAAGGAAGGGTTCAAAAAGATCAAGCTCACACGAAATCATAGTTTCCAAACGTCCTGCTGGCTATATTGAAACCGATCCCTGTCTGATCTGCAAGCGATGATTTGGAGAAAGTCGCTTGATTTATATCCCTTTAAGCCTTTTGTTACTTAATGAAGCCATTATTCTTTCGGACCTTCAATTGGCCAGTAAAGATGAAATGTCATTCCTCGGTCTGCATTCACTTCCGCCTCTATTGATCCACCATGAAGCGAAATGATTCGCCAACACTTCGATAAGCCAAATCCTAACCCCCGACCGGCTTGTCTTGCAGAAAAGAATGGATCAAACAAATGCTCTTTCTCTTGTTCTGTTAACCCCGGACCGTCATCAACGACTCGGATATGCATAATACGAATCGAATTTTGTGTCATTTCCTCTGCAGAAATCTCAATACAATCACCAGTTTTAAGAACCTGCAAGCTGTTTAGAATCAAATTACTGAGAACGACCTTCCACTGAACTTCATCAGCCCAGATTGCAAGCAAACTCGAAAGCTTTATAGAAACATCAACGCCAGCTTTGGAAATTTTTTCGTTCAAACTGTTTAAAACTTCCTGAGTCATTTCTTGCAAATTGAGTGAAACGGGGTGAGGCGCAGGCGGTCGAGCGAATAACATTGCATCGCCAATCATATCCCGAATGCGGTAAGCTTGCCCTCCAATTGTTGCCAGAGACTGTCTGCGCTGTGGGTCTGTCTCCTCTTTGAGCAGCATCTGCACACGCCCTACAATCGTAGCAACGGGATTGTTAATCTCATGTCCGGCGCCGGCTGCAAATTCAGCCATCGCTTCCAGCTTATCTGAACTGGGTACAATTTTTTGTCCGAAGCTTAAATTCTGATTCGGCTCAGGAAGATTTCCACTTTTTAAAGCAGAATAATTCTGTAGTCTTTGTTCCAATGCTTGAGATAACAATCGCTGACTCAAATTTATCAACTGTGAAATAACAGGAACCTCATCTGTTAATTTCGTTGAAGAAAAAACATAGACTCCTGCAATCTCAGCTTGATCACATGAAAATGAAAAATAATCGAATGCTGTTTCGGAAATCTGACTCAATAACTGCCCTTGTTCAAATACAGATTGAGTCTGCTCTGTAATCGGACGATCTTTTGAGAGCTCTATGCTATCAGTATTAAAACAATGAGCTTCATTTTCAGAAGATCTAAAAATACCAGCAGATAATTTTAAGTTCTCACGCTCTAAAACGGCAAGATAAACTGCTTCAGCAGCCGTTGCTTCACACCAGACTAGAGACAATTCGCTGATCACGGAGCTCAGAGATCGCGCAGGAACCAGTGAAAACAAACGTCTATAATAAGCATCCGGTAATTGACCACCAACGATACCGGCTTCGCTCGACATCTGATACTCCATACAACAGAATTCATGACGATCGGAATAAAACCCGACCATCATGAAACTGATGATTGTGTGATCCCGAAATTAACCGGCAGCGTGAACTGATTCCAGATTCAGAAGCGTGCAAACACGGTCTGCTAATTGTTCTACTTCAAACGGCTTCTGCATGAAGTCATTGGCACCTGCAGCTTTCAGGTCATCAATTTTGTCTGCTTCAACCATACCGCTGATACAGATAATTTTCACATCATCCATAGAGGAGTCAGAGCGAACTCGCTGGCAAACTTCCTTACCGTTAATGTCCGGCAGCATAACGTCCAGAATAATAATATCAGGGTGATATTCCTTCACCATCATCCCAGCATCAAAGCCATTATTGGCAACTCGAATCTCAAACCGGGAATCGGCGTCCAGTACATCTCGGATTAACTCTACCAGCTCTTCATCATCATCAACAATTAAAGCTTTTCGCTTTCCGCTTTCCAAGGCATCGGTAGGAATTCCGTTGTCCTTCATAAATTTAAACAAGACGTCGCGCGGAATTCTGCGAAAGCGAGAACCGGGCACCCGAAACCCTTTTAATTGGCCCGAATCAAAACAGCGGATAATCGTCTGTTGACTCACTTTGCAAATCTTTGCGGCTTCGCCTGTGGTAAAAACCGTTTTCATATTGCTCATCCATCCTTTGAAGACCCGCTCAATTGAGCAGGAAAGACCAAGCGCTTTAAGGTTATTACAACATGCAATAACCGAGCCCCTGCGCATTGATAGCGATGACCCGTTCATCATTACCTCTGCATGAAACTGACATCTCCATAATCAGCCTCTTATCTATTCACCTGAATCCAAGTAAACTGATAAAAAACCGCATCCTCCAAGGTGCAGTCATGTGGCCCGTTTACTTGCCAAACGCTACTGATTTTCCAGACGTCACAAGTATCCTACATAGATACAAACGCCAAAACTTTCAATACCGCTTGACTTTACCAGTATTATCAATAACTCCGATTGTATCTATTCT
The Gimesia aquarii DNA segment above includes these coding regions:
- a CDS encoding sensor histidine kinase, coding for MSSEAGIVGGQLPDAYYRRLFSLVPARSLSSVISELSLVWCEATAAEAVYLAVLERENLKLSAGIFRSSENEAHCFNTDSIELSKDRPITEQTQSVFEQGQLLSQISETAFDYFSFSCDQAEIAGVYVFSSTKLTDEVPVISQLINLSQRLLSQALEQRLQNYSALKSGNLPEPNQNLSFGQKIVPSSDKLEAMAEFAAGAGHEINNPVATIVGRVQMLLKEETDPQRRQSLATIGGQAYRIRDMIGDAMLFARPPAPHPVSLNLQEMTQEVLNSLNEKISKAGVDVSIKLSSLLAIWADEVQWKVVLSNLILNSLQVLKTGDCIEISAEEMTQNSIRIMHIRVVDDGPGLTEQEKEHLFDPFFSARQAGRGLGFGLSKCWRIISLHGGSIEAEVNADRGMTFHLYWPIEGPKE
- a CDS encoding Na+/H+ antiporter NhaC family protein; its protein translation is MAAIQSYLIILASFLGQSEKISDVPLQKEPARYTIEAPDVTVIGIPVSKVTIRALTVEGELDKEFSGHPQEILGLELWVKGVDTALPPFKNGILELKTDLTQNQKVFITQDLIIVDPDIRGTGSLEVYRISKWLSLLPPVLAVVLAIWFRNIILALLVSVWSGAVILAHGNLFLGFVHTLDTFVIHEIVEPGNPDNSHLMIILFTMFLGAMVGVMSVGGGSAALVNRLSKYASKREHSQLMTWFLGLIIFFDDYANSLLVGSSMRPMTDRMKVSREKLAFLVDSTAAPVSGIAIISTWVGVEIGYIADSYASLGMAEDYYTTFLYSLPYRFYPLQLLAFVWLVAYLGHDYGPMLKAEVRAIAFDQVIRPGRVNVVEAETVAEQGQLAHRLLLRNALIPLFVLLGLVMIGLMWTGTIEIERLNVERFESGQTLLQKNFRTVLEHASPNRVLLISSFLASIAAIASCSFTRVLSLNECVEAWSAGAKSMFLAILILVLAWSIATICDASHLDTAGVLVELLSGSLSPNWMPTITFLLAAAVSFATGSSWSTMGLLMPLSISVTYSLLVPLNEVDPNHHLMLGTIGGVLAGAIFGDHCSPISDTTILSSAAAGSDHLDHVLTQMPYAITVAVISLVFGYIPVGFGIQPYILLPVGLIVLFLILQFYGRSGEAEAEKILEAGISAEEFNNPNHEKDEEESELTNKDEEEPDQQDESEEEPTEAD
- a CDS encoding response regulator — translated: MKTVFTTGEAAKICKVSQQTIIRCFDSGQLKGFRVPGSRFRRIPRDVLFKFMKDNGIPTDALESGKRKALIVDDDEELVELIRDVLDADSRFEIRVANNGFDAGMMVKEYHPDIIILDVMLPDINGKEVCQRVRSDSSMDDVKIICISGMVEADKIDDLKAAGANDFMQKPFEVEQLADRVCTLLNLESVHAAG